A single window of Sphingobacteriales bacterium DNA harbors:
- a CDS encoding cellulase family glycosylhydrolase, translating to MKNLFYYLILMVGLYSCIPTGGGTPTPIINNPTITVKGKHIIAPCGDTIIPKGVNYAVYGWGWNASENLFPEIAKSGANTVRIVWYANNNAPIYSNLALLDSALSRCIQNKMIPILELHDQTCSNNTAAIITTCNWFTQANVKAILLKHKKWLMINPVNEAGYVKWYNNDENRFKTMYETIINNLRNAGLDMPLVLDASDCGQHISLWKNIGASLQNTDPKHNLIFSAHTYWSAYAPTASAITTLLNDAATWNIPIMLGEISNRQDDNAGSCTLNLDIATTMQAAHTNGIGYLAWIWIQDNCGARQMTTNGNYNTLTAYGNTIVNTANTGIKFAKKPKCW from the coding sequence ATGAAAAATCTATTTTATTATTTAATCCTAATGGTAGGTCTTTATTCTTGCATTCCTACTGGCGGTGGTACACCAACACCTATCATAAACAATCCAACAATTACAGTAAAAGGTAAACACATTATTGCACCTTGTGGTGATACAATTATTCCAAAAGGAGTTAACTATGCCGTTTACGGTTGGGGCTGGAATGCTTCAGAAAATCTATTTCCTGAAATAGCAAAGTCTGGTGCCAATACAGTGCGCATTGTATGGTATGCCAATAACAATGCACCTATATATAGCAATCTAGCCTTATTAGATTCTGCATTGTCTCGTTGTATCCAAAATAAAATGATACCTATCTTAGAACTACACGACCAAACTTGTTCTAATAATACAGCAGCTATTATTACTACTTGCAATTGGTTCACACAAGCTAACGTAAAAGCAATTTTATTAAAACACAAAAAGTGGTTAATGATAAATCCTGTGAACGAAGCGGGCTATGTGAAATGGTATAACAACGATGAAAATAGATTTAAAACAATGTATGAAACCATCATTAATAATCTTCGTAATGCTGGTTTAGATATGCCATTAGTGTTAGATGCTTCAGATTGCGGACAACATATCAGTTTATGGAAAAATATTGGTGCAAGTTTACAGAATACAGACCCAAAACACAACCTAATATTTTCAGCACATACTTATTGGTCTGCCTATGCACCAACGGCATCTGCTATTACTACACTTTTAAACGATGCTGCTACTTGGAATATTCCTATTATGTTAGGTGAAATTTCCAATAGACAAGATGACAATGCAGGCAGCTGTACTTTAAACTTAGATATAGCAACAACTATGCAAGCTGCACATACGAATGGTATTGGATACTTAGCTTGGATTTGGATACAAGACAATTGTGGAGCAAGACAAATGACCACCAATGGCAATTATAATACGCTTACAGCATACGGAAATACAATAGTAAATACGGCTAATACAGGAATAAAGTTTGCCAAAAAACCAAAATGCTGGTAA